A single Limanda limanda chromosome 19, fLimLim1.1, whole genome shotgun sequence DNA region contains:
- the psmb13a gene encoding proteasome 20S subunit beta 13a, producing MALSNVLETPAAGFNFDNTARNAAFEGLLAGQSPKPLKTGTTIAGVVFKDGVILGADTRATSSEVVADKMCAKIHYIAPNIYCCGAGTAADTEKTTELVSSNLTIFSLNSGRNPRVVMAVNILQDMLYRYHGQIGANLILGGVDCTGNHLYTVGPYGSVNKMPYLAMGSGDLAALGILEDQFKPDLELEEAKELVRLAITAGIMNDLGSGNNIDICVITKEGVDYIRPYQESQYKDNRKIKYRYRHGTTAVLTEKVVPLKLEVVQESVQQMETA from the exons ATGGCGCTATCGAATGTCCTGGAGACTCCTGCAGCCGGGTTTAATTTCGACAACACAGCGAG aaATGCTGCATTCGAGGGTCTTCTTGCAGGACAGTCACCTAAACCTCTGAAAACAGGGACCACCATCGCAGGGGTGGTGTTCAAG GATGGCGTGATACTGGGAGCAGACACACGAGCGACCTCCAGTGAAGTGGTGGCCGACAAGATGTGCGCAAAGATCCACTACATCGCCCCAAACATATA TTGTTGTGGAGCAGGTACAGCAGCAGATacagagaaaaccacagagcTGGTCTCCTCCAACCTCACCATCTTCTCGCTGAACAGTGGGAGGAACCCTCGTGTTGTCATGGCCGTCAACATACTGCAGGATATGTTGTACAG GTATCACGGCCAAATTGGTGCAAATCTTATACTGGGAGGAGTTGACTGCACAGGGAACCACCTGTACACAGTGGGACCATATGGGAGTGTGAATAAGATGCCTTACCTGGCAATGG GATCCGGTGATCTGGCTGCTCTCGGGATTTTAGAGGATCAGTTCAAACCTGATCTGGAG CTGGAGGAGGCCAAGGAGCTGGTGCGTCTCGCCATCACCGCGGGCATCATGAACGACCTCGGCTCAGGCAACAACATCGACATCTGCGTCATCACCAAAGAAGGAGTGGACTACATCAGACCATACCAGGAGTCACAGTACAAAGACAACAG GAAAATTAAATACAGGTACCGTCACGGCACAACAGCGGTTCTGACGGAGAAAGTCGTCCCCTTAAAGCTGGAGGTTGTACAGGAGTCGGTGCAGCAGATGGAAACAGCCTGA
- the psmb12 gene encoding proteasome 20S subunit beta 12 codes for MDKRCTDSGVKGVSTGTTILAAVFNGGVVIGSDSRASMGGEFVSSKTINKVVQVHDKIFCCMSGSLADAQAVTKAAKFHLSFHSVQMETPPLVVAAASVLKELCYNNKEELQAGFITAGWDKKDGPQVFVVSLGGMLLRQPVTIGGSGSTYIYGYVDAKYKPNMSREECLQFALNALALAMGRDNVSGGVANLVVVTETGVEHVVVPGDKLPKFHHE; via the exons ATGGACAAACGCTGCACGGACTCAGGAGTCAAAGGAGTCAGCACAGGG ACCACCATCCTGGCTGCTGTTTTCAATGGAGGGGTCGTGATCGGTTCAGACTCCAGGGCTTCAATGGGAGG GGAATTTGTCTCATCTAAGACCATCAACAAGGTGGTTCAGGTTCATGACAAGATCTTCTGCTGCATGTCCGGCTCACTCGCAGATGCTCAGGCCGTCACCAAGGCTGCCAAATTCCACCTGTCCTTCCACAG CGTCCAGATGGAGACGCCTCCACTGGTGGTAGCAGCAGCATCGGTGCTGAAGGAACTGTGCTACAATaacaaagaggagctgcaggccgGGTTCATCACAGCCGGCTGGGACAAGAAGGACGGACCACAG GTGTTCGTCGTGTCTCTGGGTGGGATGTTACTCCGTCAGCCTGTGACCATCGGCGGCTCCGGGAGCACTTACATCTACGGCTACGTTGATGCCAAATACAAACCCAACATGAGCCGAGAAGAATGTCTACAGTTTGCCCTTAATg CTCTTGCTTTGGCGATGGGCAGAGACAACGTCAGCGGCGGTGTGGCTAACCTGGTGGTGGTCACGGAAACGGGGGTGGAGCATGTGGTCGTACCTGGTGACAAGCTGCCCAAGTTCCACCATGAGTGA
- the psmb9a gene encoding proteasome subunit beta type-9, which produces MSGDTGPGWLSEEVKTGTTIIAIEFDGGVVLGSDSRVSAGDSVVNRVMNKLSPLHDKIYCALSGSAADAQTIAEMVNYQLDVHSIEIGDEPQVRSAATLVRNVSYKYKEELSAHLIVAGWDRQDGGQVFATLNGLLTRQPFAIGGSGSSYVYGYVDAEYRRGMKREECQQFVVNTLALAMNRDGSSGGVAFIVTIDEQGTEEKVILGNDLPTFFDQ; this is translated from the exons ATGTCGGGAGACACGGGGCCTGGGTGGTTGTCTGAGGAGGTGAAAACCGGA ACAACCATCATCGCCATAGAGTTCGATGGAGGAGTCGTGCTGGGGTCTGACTCCCGAGTGTCTGCGGG AGACTCAGTGGTGAACAGGGTGATGAACAAACTGTCTCCCCTCCATGACAAGATCTACTGTGCTCTGTCAGGATCTGCAGCAGACGCTCAGACCATTGCAGAGATGGTCAACTACCAGCTGGATGTCCACAG TATTGAGATAGGTGACGAGCCCCAGGTGCGCTCGGCTGCCACTCTGGTGCGGAACGTCTCGTACAAGTACAAGGAGGAGCTGTCAGCACATCTGATCGTGGCCGGCTGGGACAGACAAGATGGAGGACAG GTGTTTGCCACCCTCAACGGTCTCCTGACAAGGCAGCCATTTGCAATTGGAGGCTCTGGCAGCTCTTACGTGTACGGGTATGTTGATGCAGAGTATCGCCGGGGAATGAAGAGAGAGGAGTGCCAGCAGTTTGTTGTCAACA CTCTCGCTTTGGCAATGAACCGTGACGGCTCCAGTGGCGGCGTGGCCTTCATTGTCACCATCGATGAACAAGGCACGGAGGAGAAAGTCATTCTAGGAAATGACTTGCCCACCTTCTTCGATCAGTGA
- the tap2a gene encoding antigen peptide transporter 2a: MAGKTFSLFHTAAAVTAAVCVDLSLLYASGLLETLSVSSHLARLWVCAALRGSALTGLSLLVLGDLRPLLVRVIALYCLLPAVFETGSEALHHEKGQCDRLVDARSCWLLRAAASGAAALFWEITFPDSEQPAAGKETRQKSRVLFLRVLRLYRPHYLLLLGGSVFLSLAVVCEMFIPFYTGRVIDILGDQYQLSEFRSALLLMGLYSFGSSVSAGCRGGLLLCAISAFTCRVKVKLFGALTKQEIGFFETIKSGEITHRLSKDTELMGRTVCLNVNVLLRTLIKTLGMISLMMNLSWKLTLLVLMETPVTGLIQNIYDTHYQRLSLAMQNSMASANEAATEVVYSIRVARSFNAEKQEARRYGDRLMGIQALRNRRDIVRAVYLLVQRLTGLVMQVLMLYYGRLFIQSGQMTTGNLLSFILYQADLGHSIRTLAYIAGDMLNSVGAAGKVFDYLDRKPQVSTDGKLKPDRLMGHISFQHLSFAYPGKPNKTVLQDFSLELKPGQMTALVGPSGEGKSTCVSLLERFYELQDGEILLDNKPLKSYDHRYLHEKVAVVSQDPVLFSGSIRDNIAYGLTGCSLDQIQEAACQANAHDFIKLLAKGYDTEVGEGGGQLSKSEKQRIAVARALVRKPQVLILDEITSSLDTENQNKVLQALTECPNQTKLVIAHKLETVKRADQIAVIGGGKVEERGTHRQLMDLKGKYYQLVERHFAEGDSTWAENGLTDR, from the exons ATGGCAGGAAAAACCTTTTCCCTCTTTCACACAGCGGCTGCTGTGACAGCAGCCGTGTGCGTGGACCTGTCCTTGCTTTACGCGTCAGGACTCTTGGAGACGCTCAGCGTGTCCTCGCATCTGGCGCGTCTCTGGGTGTGTGCGGCTCTCCGGGGCTCGGCTCTGACGGGTCTGTCCCTGCTCGTCCTCGGGGACCTCCGGCCGCTGCTGGTGCGTGTTATAGCCTTGTACTGTCTTCTCCCCGCGGTGTTTGAGACCGGCTCCGAGGCGCTGCACCATGAGAAGGGACAGTGTGACAGGCTGGTGGATGCGCgcagctgctggctgctgcGCGCCGCCGCCTCCGGTGCTGCTGCGCTGTTCTGGGAGATCACCTTCCCGGACAGCGAGCAGCCGGCCGCCGGGAAGGAGACCCGGCAGAAGTCCCGGGTGCTGTTCCTGAGAGTGCTGCGGCTCTACAGACCCCactacctgctgctgctgggggggtcTGTGTTCCTGTCGCTGGCTGTTGTCT GTGAGATGTTCATTCCGTTCTACACCGGGAGGGTCATCGACATCTTGGGTGATCAGTACCAGCTGAGTGAATTCAgatcagctcttctcctcatgGGCCTGTACTCTTTTGGAAG CTCGGTCAGTGCAGGCTGCAGAGGGGGGCTTTTGCTTTGTGCCATCAGCGCCTTCACATGCAGAGTGAAAGTCAAACTGTTTGGGGCTTtgaccaaacaggaaattggATTCTTCGAGACCATAAAGTCAG GTGAAATCACACATAGGTTGTCAAAGGACACGGAACTGATGGGACGAACCGTGTGTTTGAACGTCAACGTGCTGCTCAGGACACTCATCAAGACGCTGGGCATGATCTCCCTGATGATGAATCTGTCATGGAAGCTCACGCTCCTGGTGCTGATGGAGACGCCCGTCACCGGCCTCATTCAGAACATCTACGACACACATTACCAG AGGTTGTCCCTGGCGATGCAGAACTCGATGGCGTCGGCAAATGAAGCAGCGACGGAGGTGGTGTACAGTATTCGTGTAGCACGGAGTTTCAATGCAGAAAAACAAGAGGCCCGTCGCTATGGTGACCGTTTGATGGGCATTCAAGCCCTTAGGAACCGGCGCGACATTGTCCGTGCAGTTTACCTGCTCGTGCAGAGG ttgACAGGGTTGGTCATGCAGGTCCTAATGTTGTACTACGGCAGGTTGTTCATCCAGAGCGGACAGATGACCACTGGGAACCtgctctccttcatcctctACCAGGCAGACCTTGGACACAGCATCAGG ACACTCGCCTACATCGCCGGTGACATGCTGAACTCGGTGGGGGCTGCGGGGAAAGTGTTTGATTATCTGGACAGAAAACCTCAGGTCAGCACAGATGGTAAACTCAAACCCGATCGACTGATGGGACACATCAGCTTCCAACATCTGAGCTTCGCTTATCCTGGAAAACCCAACAAAACAGTGCTGCAG GATTTTTCTTTGGAGCTGAAGCCGGGTCAGATGACGGCGCTGGTGGGTCCATCGGGAGAGGGGAAAAGCACCTGTGTCAGTCTGCTGGAGAGATTCTACGAGCTGCAGGATGGAGAAATCCTATTGGACAACAAGCCACTGAAATCCTACGACCACCGTTACCTCCATGAGAAG GTCGCAGTAGTGAGCCAGGATCCTGTGCTCTTCTCTGGCTCCATTAGAGACAACATCGCCTACGGGCTCACTGGCTGCTCATTGGACCAGATCCAGGAGGCGGCGTGCCAAGCCAACGCCCATGACTTCATCAAGCTGCTGGCGAAAGGCTACGACACAG AGGTGGGTGAAGGCGGTGGCCAGTTGTCTAAGAGCGAGAAGCAGCGGATCGCTGTAGCTCGAGCTCTGGTCAGAAAGCCACAGGTTCTTATTCTGGACGAAATAACCAGCTCCCTGGACACTGAGAATCAAAATAAG GTTCTGCAGGCCCTGACCGAGTGTCCCAACCAGACCAAGCTGGTGATCGCTCACAAGCTGGAGACGGTGAAGAGGGCAGATCAGATCGCTGTGATCGGTGGGGGCAAAGTGGAGGAGCGAGGGACTCATCGACAGCTGATGGACCTGAAGGGGAAATACTACCAGCTGGTGGAGAGGCACTTCGCTGAGGGAGACTCCACATGGGCTGAAAATGGATTGACTGACAGATAA